A portion of the Streptomyces sp. NBC_00376 genome contains these proteins:
- a CDS encoding IS701 family transposase: MRADELALCRGRLEEFAGEVFASLRRADQRVKGRLYLRGLLLDGRRKSMQPMAGRLGVDHQQLQQFMTSSTWPVGTVRAGLARRAVGVVRPQVWVVDDTGFPKDGVSSPGVARQYSGTLGKVGNCQIGVSVHAASGTASCPLSWRLFLPQSWDSPEAADRRAHCRIPDEERHRPKWQLALDMLDELAAVGLWPAVLVADAGYGANADFRHALEDRGLAYALQVKGELTAHAEAAKPHQPPYGGLGPRPLPRYRTRPLSLREHVLAAGRDKAVTVTWRKGSKAAMTSRFVFLRIRLAGRRPKPAPDGVIGLTWLIAQWPEGEDEPVKYWISNLPADIPARDLARLAKLRWRIEHDYRELKTTLGLDHFEGRSFTGWHRHVTLVTAAHLFLTEQRTCPKVPARA, encoded by the coding sequence ATGAGGGCGGATGAACTCGCTTTGTGTCGTGGCCGGTTGGAGGAGTTCGCCGGGGAGGTGTTCGCTTCGCTGAGACGTGCTGACCAGCGGGTGAAGGGCCGGTTGTATCTGCGGGGTCTGTTGCTGGACGGGCGTCGGAAGTCGATGCAGCCGATGGCTGGGCGTCTGGGTGTGGACCATCAGCAGTTGCAGCAGTTCATGACGTCCTCGACCTGGCCGGTGGGCACAGTCCGCGCGGGGTTGGCCCGCCGTGCGGTCGGGGTGGTGCGTCCGCAGGTGTGGGTGGTGGACGACACCGGCTTCCCCAAGGACGGAGTGTCCTCGCCCGGGGTGGCCCGGCAGTACTCCGGCACCCTGGGCAAGGTCGGCAACTGCCAGATCGGCGTCAGCGTCCATGCCGCCTCCGGCACCGCATCCTGCCCGCTCTCGTGGCGGCTGTTCCTGCCCCAGAGCTGGGACAGCCCAGAAGCGGCGGACCGGCGGGCCCACTGCCGGATCCCCGACGAAGAGCGTCACCGGCCGAAGTGGCAGCTCGCGCTGGACATGCTCGACGAACTGGCAGCGGTCGGACTGTGGCCCGCGGTGCTGGTCGCGGATGCCGGCTACGGCGCGAACGCCGACTTCCGGCACGCGCTGGAAGACCGGGGCCTGGCCTACGCACTGCAGGTCAAGGGCGAACTGACCGCTCATGCCGAGGCGGCCAAGCCCCACCAGCCGCCCTACGGTGGGCTCGGTCCCAGGCCGCTGCCCCGCTACCGAACCCGCCCACTCAGCCTGCGCGAACACGTCCTGGCCGCCGGCCGCGACAAAGCGGTGACGGTCACCTGGCGCAAGGGCTCCAAAGCCGCGATGACCTCCCGCTTCGTGTTCCTGCGCATCCGGCTCGCGGGACGCCGTCCAAAGCCCGCTCCCGACGGTGTCATCGGCCTGACCTGGCTGATCGCCCAGTGGCCCGAGGGTGAGGACGAGCCGGTCAAGTACTGGATATCCAACCTGCCAGCCGACATCCCGGCCCGGGATCTGGCCCGCCTCGCGAAGTTACGGTGGCGCATCGAGCACGACTACCGCGAGCTGAAGACCACCCTCGGACTCGACCACTTCGAAGGCCGCTCATTCACCGGCTGGCACCGCCACGTCACCCTCGTCACCGCCGCCCACCTGTTCCTGACCGAACAGCGGACCTGCCCAAAAGTCCCTGCCAGGGCCTGA
- a CDS encoding dienelactone hydrolase family protein, which translates to MTTITTRTVEYPADGLTMIGHLALPAGVDRRPAVLLGPEGTGLSDVERSRADALAELGYVALAFDLHGGRYLGDPEEMLARCMPLLANPDRMRGIGHAALDVLRAEPRTDPDRIAAIGYGTGGAVGLELGRDGVSLRAIGTVNALTTGRPGEPARIRCPVWAGVGSEDPIMPPAQRNAFTAEMQAAGVDWRLAVYGGALHAFHHPPVDHPVRPGVGYHPRHAQRAWRDVVDLLAECLPVTEDLGA; encoded by the coding sequence ATGACGACGATTACAACGCGCACGGTCGAGTACCCGGCCGACGGTCTGACGATGATCGGGCACCTCGCACTCCCGGCCGGCGTCGACCGCCGGCCCGCGGTGCTGCTCGGACCAGAGGGAACGGGGCTCAGCGACGTCGAGCGCAGCCGGGCCGATGCTCTCGCCGAGCTGGGATATGTAGCGCTGGCCTTCGACCTTCACGGCGGGCGCTATTTGGGTGACCCCGAGGAGATGTTGGCCCGTTGCATGCCGCTGCTCGCCAACCCCGACCGGATGCGGGGCATCGGTCATGCGGCGCTCGACGTGTTGCGCGCCGAACCGCGGACCGACCCCGACCGGATAGCCGCCATCGGCTACGGCACCGGGGGTGCCGTCGGGCTGGAACTCGGGCGCGACGGCGTCAGCCTGCGCGCGATCGGGACAGTCAACGCACTGACCACGGGCCGACCGGGCGAGCCGGCGCGCATTCGCTGCCCGGTGTGGGCCGGGGTCGGGTCGGAAGACCCGATCATGCCGCCCGCGCAACGGAACGCGTTCACCGCAGAGATGCAGGCCGCGGGCGTCGACTGGCGCCTCGCGGTCTACGGCGGCGCCTTGCACGCCTTCCACCACCCGCCGGTCGACCACCCCGTGCGTCCCGGCGTCGGCTACCACCCACGGCACGCGCAGCGAGCCTGGCGCGACGTCGTCGACCTGCTCGCCGAGTGCCTGCCCGTGACGGAGGATCTGGGGGCATGA
- a CDS encoding GNAT family N-acetyltransferase, translating into MQIRQAWPDDASAVAGVYVRSWQAAFAGLVPQHYLDAMDPSREESGWKTRIAETQWPTSGVLVAETEVGIVGFAGYSPSQETPAVAEIGTLYAMPEVWGTGIGKQLMLATLTTLGQADYTQATLWVLEGNERARRFYEAAGWRADGAAVEDTTGGAALNKLRYRRPLG; encoded by the coding sequence ATGCAGATTCGACAGGCATGGCCTGATGACGCTTCAGCGGTCGCTGGCGTCTACGTGCGCTCCTGGCAGGCGGCCTTTGCCGGTCTTGTTCCGCAGCACTACCTCGATGCCATGGACCCAAGCCGTGAAGAGTCCGGCTGGAAGACACGCATCGCGGAGACACAGTGGCCAACTTCGGGAGTACTGGTAGCCGAGACCGAGGTGGGGATCGTCGGGTTCGCAGGTTACAGCCCGTCTCAGGAGACGCCCGCCGTCGCGGAGATCGGCACGCTCTACGCGATGCCCGAGGTATGGGGCACGGGGATCGGAAAGCAGTTGATGCTGGCCACGCTGACCACCCTCGGACAGGCCGACTACACGCAAGCCACCTTGTGGGTACTGGAAGGCAATGAACGCGCCCGGCGCTTCTACGAGGCCGCCGGTTGGCGCGCAGATGGCGCGGCCGTGGAAGACACCACTGGCGGAGCCGCTCTGAACAAGTTGCGATACCGCCGCCCTCTCGGCTAG
- a CDS encoding helix-turn-helix domain-containing protein, translated as MRWNLRLTAANKGIWKASELQRNLAEHGLVISAGKMSGLWSGQPVSLKLEDLDVICVVLGCEIGDLLIPEPQKVTRPGQDTDVRQAAAGSSGPAPAVVPRRRDGRSLPPM; from the coding sequence ATGAGGTGGAACCTGCGGCTGACCGCCGCGAACAAGGGCATCTGGAAGGCGTCCGAGCTCCAACGGAACCTGGCTGAGCATGGGTTGGTCATCTCGGCGGGGAAGATGTCCGGGCTGTGGTCCGGGCAGCCGGTCTCCCTCAAGCTGGAGGACCTGGACGTGATCTGCGTCGTCCTGGGCTGCGAGATCGGTGACCTGCTGATCCCCGAACCGCAGAAAGTCACCCGTCCCGGCCAGGACACCGATGTCCGGCAAGCGGCCGCTGGCTCCTCGGGACCGGCCCCGGCGGTGGTTCCTCGCCGCCGGGATGGTCGGTCCCTTCCTCCGATGTGA
- a CDS encoding tyrosine-type recombinase/integrase: MAALAVVRDLRDVRAPVSAEELEQFETDALAGFVLARASAGLTDGTIRGDVGHLEQVRTWFGRPLWDMEPADADAYFGKVLRNSPSGTRLARSQALTTYFTFLELRHKVELHRMTGRVVECPIDEMNRPRGAKDAQLRIPPLEPEVGQLFTGWAGELATCRKFAPMARNYTASKLMSEVGLRVNEARRLDLDDIKWNLGRFGKLHVRYGKGKRGSGPRERMVPLINGAGRTLRWFIEDVWGQFGDDHTRPGAPLLPSERKNADGSSRRVGDDALRNGLAEATKLHLPSWTDKLTPHVLRHFCASQLYLNGLDLISIQEVLGHSWIATTMRYVHVQQTRVEDAWAAGQERAAKRLEGLIR, from the coding sequence TTGGCGGCACTGGCAGTCGTGCGGGACCTCCGCGATGTGCGGGCTCCGGTCTCGGCGGAGGAACTGGAGCAGTTCGAGACCGACGCGCTGGCCGGGTTCGTGCTCGCACGGGCGTCGGCCGGGCTGACGGACGGCACCATCCGCGGGGACGTCGGTCACCTGGAACAGGTGCGGACGTGGTTCGGTCGGCCGCTGTGGGACATGGAGCCCGCCGACGCGGACGCGTACTTCGGGAAGGTGCTGCGGAACTCGCCCAGCGGCACCCGGCTTGCCCGGTCGCAGGCGCTCACCACGTACTTCACGTTCCTGGAGCTGAGGCACAAGGTCGAACTGCACCGGATGACCGGCCGGGTTGTCGAGTGTCCGATCGACGAGATGAATCGGCCGCGCGGGGCGAAGGACGCCCAGCTGCGGATCCCGCCACTGGAGCCGGAGGTCGGGCAGTTGTTCACCGGCTGGGCCGGTGAGCTGGCCACCTGCCGGAAGTTCGCCCCGATGGCCAGGAACTACACCGCCTCGAAGCTGATGTCCGAGGTGGGGCTGAGGGTGAACGAGGCCCGCAGGCTGGACCTGGATGACATCAAGTGGAACCTCGGGCGGTTCGGCAAGCTCCATGTCCGCTATGGCAAGGGGAAGCGCGGATCGGGCCCGCGCGAGCGGATGGTGCCGCTGATCAACGGTGCGGGCCGGACTCTGCGGTGGTTCATCGAGGATGTGTGGGGTCAGTTCGGCGACGACCACACCCGCCCTGGCGCCCCACTGCTGCCCTCCGAACGCAAGAACGCCGACGGCTCCTCACGGCGGGTCGGTGACGATGCCCTGCGCAACGGTCTCGCGGAGGCTACCAAGCTCCACCTGCCCAGCTGGACCGACAAGCTGACGCCGCACGTCCTGCGGCACTTCTGCGCGTCCCAGCTCTATCTGAACGGGCTCGACCTGATCTCGATCCAGGAGGTTTTGGGACATTCCTGGATTGCCACGACGATGCGGTACGTCCATGTGCAGCAGACCCGGGTCGAGGACGCCTGGGCGGCAGGGCAAGAGCGGGCCGCGAAGCGGCTGGAAGGGCTGATCCGATGA
- a CDS encoding tyrosine-type recombinase/integrase, translated as MRLFCDYATDPAYGWAAECERRFGTHPIQVCHEWNTAVHMQECEAESPKRAFTREELQAFFDHADDGVSRVRRRGRKGWLPAFRDAMLFKTSYAYGLRRNETRMLDTADFGRNPEGAEFGEYGVCYVRHGKAKKGSPPKRRSVLTVWDWSAEILDQWINEVRPAMRHTDGPALWPSERGRRVGLQRLDSRFAAYRDDLGLDPVLDFYSLRRSYVTHLIEDGWDLLFVQQQAGHDHASTTSIYTCVSSDFRTRTLRRALDTTIEAALKPPRRAQ; from the coding sequence GTGCGGCTGTTCTGCGACTACGCCACCGACCCCGCCTACGGCTGGGCCGCCGAGTGCGAGCGGCGCTTCGGCACCCATCCGATCCAGGTGTGTCACGAGTGGAACACCGCCGTGCACATGCAGGAGTGCGAGGCCGAGTCCCCGAAACGGGCCTTCACCCGGGAGGAATTACAGGCGTTCTTCGACCACGCCGACGACGGGGTGAGCCGGGTCCGCAGACGCGGCCGCAAGGGGTGGCTGCCCGCCTTCCGCGACGCGATGTTGTTCAAGACCTCGTACGCCTACGGGCTGCGGCGCAACGAGACGCGGATGCTCGACACGGCCGACTTCGGTCGCAACCCCGAGGGGGCGGAGTTCGGCGAATACGGCGTCTGCTACGTCCGCCACGGCAAAGCGAAGAAGGGCTCGCCCCCGAAGCGCCGCAGCGTGCTGACCGTGTGGGACTGGTCGGCCGAGATCCTCGACCAGTGGATCAACGAGGTGAGACCTGCCATGCGACACACCGACGGGCCCGCCCTGTGGCCGTCCGAACGCGGCCGGCGCGTTGGTCTGCAACGGCTGGACTCCCGCTTCGCCGCCTACCGCGACGACCTCGGCCTGGACCCGGTCCTGGACTTCTACTCGCTGCGCAGGTCGTACGTCACCCACCTGATCGAGGACGGCTGGGACCTGCTGTTCGTCCAGCAGCAGGCCGGCCACGACCACGCGTCCACCACCTCCATCTACACCTGTGTGTCCTCCGACTTCCGCACCCGCACCCTGCGGCGGGCCCTGGACACCACCATCGAGGCCGCGCTCAAGCCCCCGAGGAGGGCCCAATGA
- a CDS encoding helix-turn-helix domain-containing protein, whose translation MKRQVSYQWRLRERMATAGMFTTSEFAPPLAERGIDLSLSQVHRLVTGTPERLSLPVLAALCDIFECIPADLIATKAENATIRRVAIGDAVVDLSAIRPKRARIRPEG comes from the coding sequence ATGAAACGCCAGGTCAGCTACCAGTGGCGACTGCGCGAGAGGATGGCCACCGCCGGGATGTTCACCACCAGCGAGTTCGCCCCACCGCTCGCCGAGCGCGGCATCGACCTCTCCCTCTCCCAGGTCCACCGCCTGGTCACCGGCACCCCCGAGCGGCTGTCGCTGCCGGTGCTGGCCGCGCTCTGCGACATCTTCGAGTGCATCCCGGCCGACCTGATTGCCACCAAGGCGGAGAACGCCACCATCCGCAGGGTCGCCATCGGCGACGCGGTCGTCGACCTGTCGGCGATCCGTCCCAAGCGCGCCCGCATCCGGCCCGAAGGATGA